A window of Metabacillus sp. B2-18 contains these coding sequences:
- a CDS encoding threonine/serine exporter family protein gives MSVDQNQTFDIIDVCLLAGKIMLRSGAETYRVEDTMMRIAAAYGIKETHSYVTPTGIIFSVSSKTPTQLVRIVDRSTDLQKVAKVNGVSRQISNGELSVEEAYSHLKEIELDAHAYPIWVQIGAASIASGCFLIMFQGGWTDFLPAVIAGGIGFSSLIYLHRLVEIKFFAEFLASLIIGLLSVLFVTLNIGAELDKVIIGSVMPLVPGLLITNAVRDLMAGHLVSGISKGAEAFLTAFAIGAGVAVVFSFY, from the coding sequence GTGAGCGTTGACCAAAACCAAACCTTTGATATTATCGATGTTTGCTTGTTAGCCGGGAAAATCATGCTTCGTAGCGGGGCTGAAACGTACCGGGTGGAAGATACAATGATGAGAATAGCAGCAGCTTATGGGATAAAGGAAACTCATAGCTATGTCACGCCAACAGGAATCATTTTTTCTGTAAGCAGTAAAACCCCCACACAGCTTGTGAGAATTGTTGATCGTTCTACCGATTTGCAAAAGGTTGCAAAAGTAAATGGTGTTTCGAGACAAATAAGCAACGGGGAATTGTCTGTTGAAGAGGCATATTCTCACTTAAAAGAAATTGAGCTGGATGCTCATGCCTACCCGATTTGGGTGCAAATTGGGGCAGCTTCCATTGCAAGTGGATGCTTTTTAATTATGTTTCAAGGTGGCTGGACTGACTTTCTTCCAGCAGTCATTGCGGGCGGAATTGGATTTTCAAGCTTAATCTATCTTCATCGATTAGTCGAAATAAAGTTCTTTGCTGAATTTTTAGCATCACTTATCATAGGTCTACTATCTGTTTTATTTGTCACACTTAATATCGGTGCTGAGCTGGATAAGGTTATCATTGGTTCTGTTATGCCGTTAGTACCTGGTTTGCTCATTACGAACGCAGTGAGAGACCTCATGGCAGGTCATTTAGTATCAGGAATATCTAAGGGAGCAGAAGCCTTTTTAACCGCATTTGCCATTGGAGCAGGTGTTGCGGTTGTTTTCTCGTTTTATTAA
- a CDS encoding sigma-54 interaction domain-containing protein, with the protein MRKELVLLAGTTETKKTLRSQLKSIFGDVVTIHSYAVEEHLPKTLTDQLIVYSSYLIEEEVKEIVRTNCKVIVANRTINYEYIDQLLSIPEGANVLYVNDFLETAQDSIRTLKALGMNHVNYFPYHPENGHVPSNIYAAITPGEMELIPTHIHRKINIGVRLIDIYTIFKIVEHFQLPNSISMEFADRYTKKIIDLTKKLSNESQKASTLNRYLKRVVDGVNDGILAFGKDGKITVFNEELERLLGISSRFAIGKPLNRVLNDLALMRFLSRKDEESNEYFTIKQTPYMVHRFFMKAENTIVATFKNVDETIDMEKARRVALQKKGYVSKYTFASILGKSRLIEETKEIAFRLAKTEAPILIVGENGTGKELFAHAIHQASSRVNNPFVAINFSALPEDLLESELFGYEDGAFTGAKKGGKKGLFEQADGGTIFLDEIGDISVKLQARLLRVLQEMEVRKIGGEKNIPINVRVIAATNKNLPDMIENGQFREDLYHRLKVLYLKIPPLRDRIDDIPFFIQAFLEQFSVNDQQRILDEHLLYFFKKQPWKGNVRELKNVLQYMVAVANGEPLREEHLPTDFSIEEKEKDEVRILNPELEFVLKGIYELYQNNSGISRLKLVEWSRLHSHPLTEQQLRTKMSKLAELGFISIGRGRAGTDITQKTVSYFRNQ; encoded by the coding sequence ATGAGGAAAGAGCTTGTATTGTTAGCAGGAACAACTGAAACAAAGAAAACACTAAGAAGTCAGTTGAAATCTATTTTTGGTGATGTTGTTACCATTCACAGCTATGCAGTTGAGGAGCATTTACCGAAAACGTTAACTGATCAACTAATTGTTTATTCCTCTTACCTAATTGAGGAGGAAGTGAAAGAGATTGTTAGAACAAACTGTAAAGTTATTGTGGCAAATCGAACAATAAATTATGAATATATTGATCAATTATTATCAATACCTGAAGGTGCAAATGTGCTTTATGTTAATGATTTTCTTGAAACCGCACAAGACTCAATTCGGACATTAAAGGCATTAGGAATGAATCATGTGAACTATTTTCCTTATCATCCAGAAAATGGGCATGTCCCATCAAACATTTATGCAGCCATCACACCAGGCGAGATGGAGTTAATCCCTACACATATACATAGAAAGATTAATATAGGTGTGAGATTGATTGATATTTATACGATTTTTAAAATTGTAGAGCATTTTCAACTCCCAAACTCTATTAGTATGGAGTTTGCAGATCGATACACAAAGAAAATTATTGATTTAACCAAAAAGCTATCAAATGAAAGTCAAAAAGCTTCTACCTTAAATCGTTATTTGAAGCGTGTTGTTGACGGGGTAAATGATGGGATCCTGGCTTTTGGGAAAGATGGGAAAATTACCGTTTTTAATGAAGAACTAGAAAGACTTTTAGGCATTTCATCAAGATTTGCGATTGGGAAGCCGTTAAATAGAGTGTTAAATGATCTTGCCTTAATGCGCTTTTTGTCACGAAAAGATGAGGAATCAAACGAGTATTTTACTATAAAGCAAACACCGTATATGGTCCATCGCTTTTTTATGAAAGCTGAAAACACGATTGTTGCTACCTTTAAAAATGTTGATGAAACGATTGATATGGAAAAAGCTAGACGTGTTGCTTTGCAAAAGAAAGGATACGTTTCGAAATACACATTTGCTTCTATTTTAGGAAAAAGCAGATTAATAGAGGAAACAAAGGAAATTGCCTTTCGATTAGCTAAAACAGAGGCACCCATTTTAATAGTTGGGGAAAATGGGACAGGCAAGGAACTGTTTGCACATGCCATTCATCAAGCCTCATCAAGAGTTAACAATCCATTCGTTGCAATCAATTTCAGTGCCCTTCCAGAGGATTTGTTAGAAAGTGAGCTGTTTGGATACGAAGATGGCGCCTTTACTGGTGCAAAAAAGGGAGGGAAGAAAGGATTATTTGAACAAGCGGATGGTGGCACAATCTTTCTAGATGAAATTGGTGATATCAGCGTGAAGCTTCAAGCAAGATTACTTCGAGTTTTACAAGAGATGGAAGTGAGGAAAATTGGAGGAGAAAAAAACATACCAATCAATGTGCGTGTCATTGCGGCTACGAATAAAAACTTACCAGACATGATAGAGAACGGACAATTCAGGGAAGATCTTTATCATCGTCTTAAAGTATTATATTTGAAGATTCCTCCACTTAGAGATCGCATTGATGATATTCCCTTTTTCATTCAAGCATTTTTAGAGCAGTTTAGTGTGAACGATCAACAGAGAATATTGGATGAACATTTGTTGTATTTTTTTAAAAAGCAACCCTGGAAAGGAAATGTAAGAGAGCTAAAGAATGTTTTGCAATATATGGTGGCTGTTGCAAATGGTGAACCTTTGAGAGAGGAGCATTTGCCGACAGACTTCTCCATTGAGGAAAAAGAGAAAGATGAAGTAAGAATTCTTAATCCTGAGCTAGAATTTGTTCTTAAAGGAATATATGAGCTTTATCAAAATAACAGTGGGATAAGTAGGTTGAAATTAGTCGAGTGGTCCAGGCTTCATTCCCATCCTTTAACGGAACAACAACTACGAACAAAAATGAGTAAGCTTGCTGAACTTGGATTTATTAGCATAGGGCGTGGACGTGCAGGAACAGATATTACACAAAAAACCGTATCCTACTTTAGAAATCAATGA
- a CDS encoding uroporphyrinogen-III synthase: MKRLTGKTIALAGQRKSEELSKLVENLGGVALSRPAQGTVFLDDTNVEKEIKALIDGNFNWLIFTTGIGTDKLYQTAVNMGLGDRFIEALNSAKIAARGYKTVNVLKKLGIQPDVRDDDGSTAGLVRELRAHSFSGLSVALQLHGDPAPILIDFLKEQGAEYREILPYQHIPPKPEVMEQLVSEILDGKIDAVNFTSTPQARFLMAHAKEKGVEKEVLQAFSTTVMAVSVGKVTAQALREVGITRMVVPEEERMGSAIIALVNYYKQEEENK, from the coding sequence ATGAAACGATTAACTGGCAAAACAATTGCTCTTGCAGGTCAGCGTAAATCAGAGGAGCTTAGTAAGCTAGTAGAGAACCTTGGTGGCGTTGCACTAAGTAGACCAGCACAGGGAACAGTTTTTTTAGATGATACAAATGTTGAAAAAGAAATAAAGGCCTTAATAGACGGGAATTTCAACTGGTTGATTTTTACAACGGGAATTGGAACGGATAAACTCTACCAAACTGCTGTAAACATGGGGTTAGGTGATCGATTTATTGAGGCACTTAATAGTGCGAAAATTGCGGCAAGAGGCTATAAAACAGTGAATGTTCTTAAAAAGCTTGGAATACAACCAGATGTAAGGGATGATGATGGAAGTACAGCTGGATTAGTGAGAGAGTTAAGAGCACATTCATTTTCAGGTTTAAGTGTTGCTCTTCAGCTACATGGTGATCCGGCACCGATATTAATTGACTTTCTAAAGGAACAAGGTGCAGAATATCGTGAAATTTTACCTTATCAGCATATCCCGCCAAAGCCTGAAGTGATGGAGCAGCTTGTAAGTGAAATACTTGATGGAAAAATAGATGCTGTTAACTTTACAAGTACTCCTCAAGCTAGGTTTTTAATGGCTCATGCAAAGGAAAAAGGTGTAGAAAAGGAAGTTTTACAAGCATTTTCTACGACTGTTATGGCAGTATCTGTTGGAAAAGTAACAGCTCAAGCATTACGTGAGGTTGGCATTACAAGAATGGTTGTTCCTGAGGAAGAAAGAATGGGAAGTGCAATCATTGCTCTTGTAAACTATTATAAGCAAGAGGAAGAGAATAAGTAA
- the purU gene encoding formyltetrahydrofolate deformylase: MNAFIKNQIEHFQDKNQNRGRLLVSCPDQPGIVSAISKFLFEHNANIIESSQYSTNPEGGTFFIRIEFECPNLKDKAQRMEVEFNQIAEQFSMDWNFTHVYNLKKVAIFVSKELHCLLELLWEWQSGDLMADISLVVSNHEEAREVVESLNIPFYYIPANKDIREQVEDQQLQLLKEHDIDLIILARYMQILTPKFVSANPNKIINIHHSFLPAFVGARPYERAYGRGVKLIGATSHYVTNDLDEGPIIEQDISRVDHRDNVDSLKKIGRNVERSVLARAVKWHLEDRILVHENKTIVF, encoded by the coding sequence ATGAATGCATTTATAAAAAATCAAATTGAACATTTTCAGGACAAAAACCAAAATCGTGGTCGTTTATTAGTTAGCTGTCCGGACCAACCTGGTATTGTTTCAGCTATTTCAAAATTTTTATTTGAACACAATGCTAATATTATTGAGTCAAGTCAGTATTCTACAAATCCAGAGGGCGGAACTTTTTTCATTCGCATTGAATTTGAATGTCCAAACTTAAAAGATAAAGCACAAAGGATGGAAGTAGAGTTCAATCAAATTGCAGAACAATTTTCAATGGACTGGAACTTCACACATGTATACAATTTGAAAAAAGTGGCGATTTTCGTCTCAAAAGAATTGCACTGCTTACTTGAACTTCTTTGGGAATGGCAAAGCGGCGACTTAATGGCAGATATCTCGCTTGTCGTTAGTAACCATGAAGAAGCAAGAGAAGTCGTTGAATCACTAAATATCCCGTTCTACTACATCCCTGCAAACAAAGATATTCGTGAGCAAGTAGAAGATCAACAGCTTCAGCTTTTAAAAGAACATGATATTGACTTAATTATTTTGGCGCGCTATATGCAAATTTTAACGCCGAAGTTTGTATCAGCAAATCCGAACAAAATTATTAACATCCACCATTCCTTCTTACCAGCTTTCGTTGGTGCAAGACCATATGAAAGAGCATACGGACGTGGTGTGAAGTTAATCGGAGCAACGTCTCATTATGTAACAAATGACCTTGATGAAGGCCCAATTATTGAACAAGATATTAGCCGTGTTGATCATCGTGATAATGTGGACAGCTTGAAAAAAATCGGTCGTAACGTTGAACGAAGTGTGTTAGCAAGAGCAGTAAAATGGCATCTTGAAGATCGTATTCTTGTGCATGAAAACAAAACAATTGTCTTTTAA
- a CDS encoding DMT family transporter, whose translation MVNKHQYQIYISLFVVMIFWGFNVIATKLLVTSFMPVTMTAFRIFTAAVGVFVILFSLKLVRKPTKKEWQYIIICSLFNVVGHHYFLSIGLKETSASNGGLILGTGPILTTILAFLFLRNKITILRFCGIILGFIGISFIVFQNGDSLEGISLGDVHVFLSIFVQAVSFIMIKKVSSTLDPRLMTGYMLFIGSILLFIISLIIEPAGLESMTERSLSIWIVFFASAFLATSVGHMIYNYAVGKVGPAESAVFINLNPFFALVGASIFLGEVITLPQMIGFIFIIFGVVLGSGGFEPILRNQKRKRNRVVDY comes from the coding sequence TTGGTTAATAAGCATCAATATCAAATTTATATATCGCTATTTGTTGTGATGATTTTTTGGGGATTCAATGTTATTGCAACAAAGCTTCTTGTTACAAGCTTTATGCCTGTTACAATGACAGCTTTTCGCATTTTTACAGCAGCTGTTGGTGTGTTTGTCATTTTATTTTCTTTAAAGCTTGTAAGAAAACCTACCAAAAAAGAATGGCAGTACATTATCATCTGTTCCTTATTTAATGTTGTTGGACATCATTATTTTCTGTCGATTGGTTTAAAGGAAACCTCAGCTTCTAATGGGGGACTAATATTAGGAACTGGGCCAATCTTAACGACGATTCTAGCATTTTTATTTTTACGAAACAAAATTACGATCCTTCGCTTTTGTGGAATTATTCTTGGATTTATCGGAATTTCATTCATTGTGTTTCAAAATGGAGATAGTTTGGAAGGTATTTCTCTTGGCGATGTTCATGTATTTCTGTCTATTTTTGTTCAGGCCGTTAGTTTTATTATGATTAAGAAGGTATCGTCAACATTAGATCCACGCCTGATGACAGGTTATATGCTTTTCATTGGCTCAATTTTACTCTTTATCATCAGCCTTATTATTGAGCCTGCTGGTCTCGAGAGCATGACTGAAAGATCACTTTCTATATGGATTGTCTTCTTCGCTTCAGCATTTTTAGCAACATCTGTTGGACATATGATCTACAATTATGCCGTTGGAAAAGTAGGGCCAGCTGAGTCAGCTGTTTTCATTAATCTTAATCCATTTTTTGCATTAGTTGGTGCATCCATATTTTTAGGAGAAGTTATTACACTTCCGCAAATGATTGGATTTATTTTCATCATTTTCGGTGTTGTGCTTGGTTCTGGTGGGTTTGAACCTATTCTTCGAAATCAAAAGCGAAAGAGAAATAGAGTGGTTGATTACTAA
- the pepT gene encoding peptidase T, which yields MKNEIIERFTSYVKVDTQSNENNDTCPSTPGQLKLGKQLVEELKEIGMQDVTMDDNGYVMATLPANTDKELPTIGFLAHIDTATDFTGKNVNPQLISSYDGKDIVLNEELNVVLSASQFPNLKNYEGHTLITTDGTTLLGADNKAGIAEIMTSMAYLINHPEIKHGKIRVAFTPDEEIGRGPHKFDVEAFHADFAYTIDGGPLGELQYESFNAAAAKITFKGNNVHPGTAKGKMVNSAKIAMAFQSKLPAMEAPEFTEGYEGFYHLIGLQGDVENTYVHYIIRDHDKQKFEERKQTITKLVEEFQSVYGQDAIVLELNDQYYNMKDKIEPVKYIVDVAHEAMENLGITPIVEPIRGGTDGSQLSYMGLPTPNVFTGGENFHGKFEFISVDNMVKATETIIEICKLFEKRG from the coding sequence ATGAAAAATGAAATCATTGAAAGATTTACAAGCTATGTAAAAGTTGATACACAATCAAACGAAAACAATGATACATGTCCATCCACACCTGGTCAGCTTAAACTTGGCAAGCAGCTAGTAGAAGAACTGAAGGAAATTGGTATGCAGGATGTCACAATGGATGATAACGGCTATGTGATGGCAACGCTTCCTGCAAATACAGATAAGGAATTGCCTACAATTGGGTTTCTCGCACATATCGATACAGCAACAGATTTCACTGGTAAAAATGTAAATCCTCAGCTCATCTCAAGTTACGATGGAAAAGATATTGTTCTTAATGAAGAGCTAAATGTGGTTTTATCTGCATCACAATTTCCGAACCTTAAAAATTACGAAGGTCATACACTTATCACAACTGATGGAACAACTTTATTAGGTGCAGATAACAAAGCAGGTATTGCAGAAATTATGACGAGTATGGCCTATCTGATTAACCATCCTGAAATCAAGCATGGCAAAATACGCGTAGCCTTTACACCTGATGAAGAAATCGGGAGGGGACCTCATAAATTTGATGTTGAGGCCTTTCATGCTGACTTTGCCTACACAATCGATGGCGGTCCATTAGGTGAGCTTCAGTACGAAAGCTTTAATGCAGCAGCAGCAAAAATTACATTTAAAGGGAACAATGTTCACCCTGGAACGGCAAAGGGTAAAATGGTGAACTCTGCAAAAATAGCAATGGCTTTTCAAAGCAAGCTCCCTGCAATGGAAGCTCCTGAGTTTACAGAAGGATATGAAGGATTTTATCATCTTATTGGCTTACAAGGTGATGTTGAGAATACATATGTTCATTACATTATCCGTGATCATGATAAACAGAAGTTTGAAGAAAGAAAGCAAACAATTACTAAGCTTGTAGAGGAATTTCAATCTGTATATGGGCAGGATGCCATTGTTTTAGAGCTTAATGATCAATATTATAATATGAAAGATAAAATTGAGCCTGTGAAGTATATTGTTGATGTGGCCCATGAGGCAATGGAGAACCTTGGTATCACACCTATCGTTGAACCGATCCGTGGCGGAACTGACGGATCACAGCTATCCTATATGGGATTACCAACCCCGAATGTGTTCACTGGCGGTGAAAATTTCCACGGGAAGTTTGAATTTATTTCGGTTGATAATATGGTGAAAGCAACTGAAACCATAATTGAAATATGTAAGCTATTTGAGAAAAGAGGGTAA
- a CDS encoding threonine/serine exporter family protein, which translates to MIEQIITSFIASAAFGIIFNAPVKTLFRCGFAGMVGWMIYIGLFEYSNDSVFASLIASFVIAIISQYYAKKHKTPVIIFNVSGIIPLVPGGLAYDAMRQVVENDYNAAIPLAAKAFMISGAIAIGLVLSEVMNQIIRKAKQKRNHEFMKS; encoded by the coding sequence ATGATCGAACAGATTATTACAAGCTTTATCGCATCAGCAGCATTCGGAATCATCTTTAATGCACCAGTAAAAACATTATTTCGATGTGGTTTCGCCGGAATGGTTGGCTGGATGATTTATATCGGGTTATTCGAGTATTCTAATGACAGTGTTTTTGCTTCTTTAATTGCCTCTTTTGTTATTGCAATTATTAGTCAATACTATGCGAAGAAGCATAAAACGCCTGTTATTATTTTTAACGTGTCTGGAATTATACCGTTAGTGCCTGGTGGACTAGCGTATGATGCGATGAGGCAGGTCGTGGAAAATGACTATAATGCTGCGATACCACTTGCAGCAAAGGCCTTTATGATTTCTGGTGCAATTGCAATAGGATTGGTTTTATCAGAGGTGATGAATCAGATCATTCGAAAGGCAAAGCAGAAACGAAATCATGAATTTATGAAATCATAG
- the ade gene encoding adenine deaminase, giving the protein MEYFTQRLAASAKKVKADVVIKNGKIIDVFNGEIIEEDIAITDGVIVGVGHYEGNTTIDATGKYISPGFIDGHVHIESAMVTPQQFSQVVIPHGVTTVIADPHEIANVSGSKGIQFMIDSAKDIPLNTYFMLPSCVPATPFEHAGASLTAEDLEPFYKEERVLGLAEVMDFPSVFHQEKGMMKKLTTANKLGKKIDGHAAGLSGDVINVYASAGIKTDHECVTPEEARDRLKRGMYVMLREGSAARDVSALLPVITDRNARRCLFVTDDKHLDDLIAEGSIDYNISLSIKGGLDPILAYQMATINAAECFGLPSKGAIAPGYDADLVFLDSLEDVKIEKVFLKGKLMAENGRFVCSEYSETTPSISDSLTNTVHIQEIKMDDLQISCSQGTSANIIEIVPNKIITNHIVEEINSKNGYFQPSVKLDHLKMAVVERHAATGNIGLGIVKGFGLKSGAIASTVAHDSHNIIALGTNDQDLLKAIYELKAMGGGLVVINENDVIASLPLEISGLMTASSFKDVNKMLKEIDAALMNIGFTGNFNPFLTLSFLALPVIPELKLTDMGLFQVKDFKHVDVVNLR; this is encoded by the coding sequence ATGGAATACTTCACTCAAAGATTAGCTGCTTCTGCAAAGAAAGTAAAAGCAGATGTTGTCATTAAAAACGGGAAAATAATAGATGTATTTAATGGTGAAATCATCGAAGAAGACATCGCCATTACAGATGGTGTTATCGTTGGAGTTGGTCATTATGAAGGAAACACAACCATCGATGCCACGGGAAAATATATTTCACCAGGTTTTATTGATGGTCATGTTCACATTGAATCCGCAATGGTAACTCCTCAACAATTTTCTCAAGTTGTCATTCCACACGGTGTCACAACAGTCATTGCCGATCCCCATGAAATAGCCAATGTTAGTGGTTCAAAAGGCATTCAATTTATGATTGATTCAGCAAAAGATATCCCTTTAAACACCTATTTTATGCTTCCTTCCTGTGTACCAGCTACACCGTTTGAACATGCAGGTGCCTCACTTACTGCCGAAGATTTAGAGCCTTTTTACAAAGAAGAACGTGTTTTAGGGCTTGCAGAGGTTATGGATTTCCCTTCTGTTTTTCATCAAGAGAAGGGTATGATGAAAAAGCTCACAACAGCCAATAAACTCGGTAAAAAAATAGACGGTCATGCTGCTGGTCTATCTGGAGATGTCATAAATGTTTATGCATCTGCGGGAATTAAAACGGACCATGAATGTGTCACACCAGAGGAAGCACGTGACCGTTTGAAAAGAGGCATGTACGTTATGCTTAGAGAAGGATCTGCTGCAAGAGATGTTTCAGCTTTATTGCCTGTTATTACCGACAGAAATGCACGACGCTGTCTCTTTGTAACCGATGATAAGCATTTAGATGATTTAATTGCTGAAGGAAGCATTGATTACAATATTTCTCTTTCCATTAAAGGAGGACTAGATCCAATTCTTGCCTACCAAATGGCCACCATCAACGCAGCAGAATGCTTTGGCTTACCATCAAAAGGCGCTATTGCTCCAGGCTATGATGCTGATCTTGTGTTTTTAGATAGTTTAGAAGATGTGAAGATTGAAAAAGTCTTTTTAAAAGGCAAGCTTATGGCTGAAAATGGACGTTTTGTTTGTTCAGAGTATAGTGAAACAACTCCATCCATCTCAGATTCTTTAACAAACACCGTTCATATTCAAGAGATTAAAATGGATGATCTGCAAATTTCATGTTCACAAGGAACTTCCGCTAACATAATTGAGATCGTTCCAAATAAAATCATTACAAACCATATTGTTGAAGAAATCAACTCAAAAAATGGCTATTTTCAACCATCTGTTAAACTAGATCATCTAAAGATGGCAGTTGTTGAAAGACATGCAGCAACTGGAAACATCGGATTAGGAATTGTCAAAGGATTTGGCCTTAAAAGTGGGGCAATTGCTTCGACTGTTGCACATGATTCTCATAATATTATTGCTCTAGGAACAAATGATCAAGATCTACTTAAAGCCATTTATGAATTAAAAGCAATGGGCGGTGGCCTGGTTGTCATTAACGAAAATGATGTGATCGCTTCCTTACCGTTAGAGATTTCAGGCTTAATGACAGCCTCATCTTTTAAAGATGTAAATAAGATGCTAAAAGAAATTGATGCAGCTTTAATGAATATTGGCTTTACAGGCAACTTCAACCCATTTTTAACTCTATCGTTTTTAGCACTGCCTGTAATTCCGGAATTAAAATTAACAGACATGGGCTTGTTTCAAGTGAAGGATTTTAAGCATGTGGATGTAGTAAACCTCAGGTAA
- a CDS encoding DUF5068 domain-containing protein, whose translation MKKSKFLFSTLFFSTLLLTACGNDEEASGTKQEEAPAQAEETQTANEEVTTETEEKDAEEQPQGDNETLNPFIAEDSEGNVEILYTNKDPQYTHDMEGFKVSVDEYQLVKVTDVNEYSTIYFDDQVDGYVVTAKVTIENGTDKPMYYNNSHRIQLSNDLDYIPSDWKAFVPEDQQIFKIKKNQDDISLFEAGEKVTGLLTFKMTNEDFEKLKSVKPKYVIEGGVAENSDFSGSISGNSPSYDFIYNDEQAETTASQPQFYQDRLTSDNWADKKMIFEKLNINDTKKIGDVNVTVEGVQYTEVIPTEANKEMFSDFGDSGVAALTVKVKIDNGSTTPVSINNLGTILNVDDNRVRVLSQGMAEPRDPATIAAGETGEKLHVFLFRKDEFGLYKKFVMEFGPFYAENGEKAFKGRTAEFTLPR comes from the coding sequence GTGAAAAAATCCAAATTTTTATTTTCTACATTGTTTTTTAGCACACTTCTTCTAACTGCATGTGGAAATGACGAAGAAGCTTCTGGAACAAAGCAAGAAGAAGCTCCTGCTCAAGCTGAGGAAACACAAACAGCTAATGAAGAAGTAACAACTGAAACTGAAGAAAAAGATGCCGAAGAACAACCACAAGGTGATAACGAAACATTAAATCCATTTATTGCTGAAGATTCTGAAGGGAATGTGGAAATTCTCTATACAAATAAAGATCCTCAATATACTCATGATATGGAAGGCTTTAAAGTTTCTGTTGATGAATATCAACTTGTAAAAGTTACTGACGTCAATGAATATTCAACCATCTATTTTGATGATCAAGTTGATGGATATGTTGTGACAGCTAAAGTGACTATAGAAAATGGAACAGATAAACCTATGTATTATAACAATTCTCATCGAATTCAGTTAAGCAATGATTTAGATTACATACCTTCTGACTGGAAAGCATTTGTACCAGAAGATCAACAGATTTTTAAGATTAAAAAGAACCAAGATGACATCTCCTTATTCGAAGCAGGAGAAAAAGTAACAGGTCTATTAACTTTTAAAATGACTAATGAAGATTTTGAAAAGTTAAAATCAGTTAAGCCTAAATACGTAATAGAAGGCGGAGTAGCAGAGAACTCTGATTTTAGCGGAAGCATTTCAGGAAATTCACCGTCATATGATTTCATCTACAATGATGAACAAGCAGAGACAACAGCTTCTCAACCACAGTTCTATCAAGATCGTTTAACATCAGATAACTGGGCTGATAAGAAAATGATTTTTGAAAAATTGAATATAAATGATACCAAAAAAATCGGTGATGTGAATGTTACGGTTGAAGGGGTACAGTACACAGAAGTTATTCCAACCGAAGCAAATAAAGAAATGTTTAGTGATTTTGGAGACAGTGGTGTTGCTGCCCTAACTGTTAAAGTGAAAATTGATAACGGATCAACCACACCAGTTAGTATCAACAATTTAGGGACTATTTTAAATGTTGACGATAACCGAGTTAGAGTCCTTAGTCAGGGAATGGCTGAACCACGTGACCCAGCCACAATTGCTGCTGGTGAAACTGGGGAAAAACTCCATGTTTTCTTATTTAGAAAAGATGAATTTGGTTTATATAAAAAGTTTGTTATGGAATTTGGTCCTTTTTATGCTGAAAACGGTGAAAAAGCATTTAAAGGCAGAACAGCAGAATTTACGTTACCTAGGTAA